A genomic window from Shewanella vesiculosa includes:
- a CDS encoding transposase, whose amino-acid sequence MKVKIDSPMGRRQYSKRLGCIEPVFGNITVNKGMNKLTLRGQAKVNAQWQLYCLVHNIEKLQQAMH is encoded by the coding sequence ATGAAAGTGAAAATAGACAGCCCAATGGGGCGGCGGCAATATAGCAAACGACTGGGCTGTATCGAACCGGTATTTGGCAATATTACGGTCAACAAAGGGATGAATAAATTGACCTTACGTGGCCAAGCCAAAGTGAATGCCCAGTGGCAACTGTACTGTCTTGTTCATAACATAGAAAAGTTGCAACAAGCGATGCACTAA
- a CDS encoding VIT family protein, with amino-acid sequence MTHHEMHRSHRVGWLRAAVLGANDGIVSTASLIIGVAAASSSQESILLAGIAGLVAGAMSMAAGEYVSVSSQSDTESADLALEKKSLANNFEFEKDELAKIYENRGLEPVLAEKVAEQLMAHDALGAHARDEIGISETVSAQPVQAAFYSAGTFTVGAALPLLVAWVIPGNLLITAVSVLSLVFLAVLGGLAARAGGASIAVGAFRVTFWGALAMGLTAVVGSVFGVVA; translated from the coding sequence ATGACACACCATGAAATGCATAGATCTCATAGAGTAGGCTGGTTGCGAGCGGCAGTTTTAGGGGCCAATGATGGTATCGTATCTACAGCTAGCCTTATTATTGGTGTGGCGGCAGCAAGCTCATCACAGGAAAGCATTCTTTTAGCTGGTATTGCTGGCCTAGTTGCAGGTGCGATGTCAATGGCAGCAGGTGAGTACGTATCTGTAAGCTCTCAGTCAGATACAGAAAGTGCTGACCTTGCACTAGAAAAAAAATCATTAGCCAATAATTTTGAGTTTGAAAAAGATGAACTCGCAAAAATATACGAAAATAGAGGGCTCGAACCTGTATTAGCAGAAAAAGTAGCTGAACAGTTAATGGCGCATGATGCTTTAGGGGCGCATGCCAGAGATGAAATAGGTATATCAGAAACAGTTAGCGCTCAGCCAGTTCAAGCTGCTTTTTATTCGGCTGGTACATTTACAGTAGGAGCTGCGCTTCCACTATTAGTGGCTTGGGTTATTCCTGGAAACTTATTAATAACAGCTGTTTCTGTGTTATCTCTAGTATTTTTAGCAGTTCTTGGCGGACTTGCAGCTCGTGCTGGTGGAGCATCAATTGCTGTTGGTGCCTTTAGAGTAACTTTTTGGGGAGCTCTTGCCATGGGTTTAACTGCAGTAGTAGGTAGTGTCTTTGGCGTCGTTGCTTAA